The proteins below are encoded in one region of Heliangelus exortis chromosome 22, bHelExo1.hap1, whole genome shotgun sequence:
- the SEC16A gene encoding protein transport protein Sec16A isoform X5, giving the protein MQQPPQTVPAGAAAPPPAGIARNIYWRSSSLSKRAGATAAPVQPVTDPFAFGRQPPQASPLDNPSKGNPLVMQSSPPGAFPQAAALHTSLSPRAGDNPHGPHTPSSAPGSQPGGNASTFSNVPTPSPSPGYVLNSTAEVHPNAELGLHGPVGPLHCNTGAAVENSFSVHPGMVSASNKPGGRQDVDRDPSDVPSGPSAAALFPPPPQQPVSQWRPVQGNLQPPVQNFVPYPEPSSQTDVHNVSQSSVSTSHPPPQTNLQQGPLHQGIPQNIMQAPSSVGCEKNGKNSSANSSHHTNSIQPANVFRQNTEVTWLNQPYPEHFYPQPPLQDSSLVVPTAQENNPQNQTPNMSETSNRAVPTDRDPGTLSMFFKGDEAENEEILSCEKSYVAEKAEFEACQPNSASLYQLPGHPQWAAANVQSQAQAGPGPASEMVQKGMDVQYFPKIVSQQEPQAGKHSLFVSDDKAHIQGVSGNSGTQYENVENLECIQNQEVLPSEPQNMSASSLAAGPDLYRYGAFPGQMLPKNSVVSHAEGGPNLEAPDSLPHPVRPDSVSSNYSSISHRSASGSVRAQEQVGTFIQQESGKPDEETSASFFKQIDSSPLGGDSSELNLGKNYHGNLSQPPTPSPPKPTGVFQTSANSSFEPVRSHGVGIKPAEIDQAKMVVELRENHSNQKHIKKNPAVPAASPGNLEQPPDNLETIFMPQVHPLPLAVTGEAGNTLHSGPVMENIHSVSERRSSTRAQGVVKKCDSPATTLWAQNELPNFGGNVLLAPAAPAVYVPAKQTVEVIQPPEEGLSNQQLSKPGTMAVPLAQDGNIASENLENPPKMGEEEALQSQVTKDVQHQAGSDRALQGTLQAAQVEQPTSSGQPSVPQNYQVAAGTKAMQASQGQGLSNHPQEAGSAQLTARGEQTSPEKQPVPGQPAGAPTSTAPTSTAPPASTTQSAVPGVQQDLQHPPLPQTPQDAFGPPQNPYYYYRHPYDAYQPPYPPPYPPGDPRTAHLYYMEDTYGQYDPRYRHYDTGTAYMDPGSYRYPEPERPSSRASHCSDRPASRQGYPEDYCTKSGWSDYYPGYYPNSYDYGDPSRWERYSSAYNSRYRDPRSYDQRYWYDSEHNPYQKREAYPYGNRRDLYEDNWRYDPRFTGSFDDESEPHRDPYGDEFDRRSVHSEHSGHSLRSSRSVHSHHSSFSSRSQQSQLYRSNHDLTANTYETTAQAVSLHPDYSYGGYDPNFDGQQTFTEYGYPTEAGWAAVEQAPLRPSTPEKFSVPHICARFGPGGFLIKVLPNLPSEGQPALVEIHSMETMLQHSPEQEEMRAFPGPLAKDDTHKVDVINFAQNKAAQCFKNENLIDKESASLLWDFIVLLCRQNGTVVGTDLAELLLRDHKTVWLPGKSPNEANLIDFTNEALEQAEEESGEAQLSFLTDSLITAIDSLEKETERFRELLLYGRKKDALESAMKHGLWGHALLLASKMDSRTHARVMTRFANSLPINDPLQTVYQLMSGRMPAASTCCGDEKWGDWRPHLAMVLSNLTNNVDLESRTIATMGDTLASKGLLDAAHFCYLMAQVGFGVYTRKTTKLVLIGSNHSLPFFKFATNEAIQRTEAYEYAQSLGTQPGCLPNFQVFKFIYACRLAEMGLAAQAFHYCEVISRTVLKDPRYYSPVLIGQLIQMSSQLRLFDPQIKEKPEQESFIEPSWLVRLRHLDGQIKEGAIAYNTDRSTPPPYGCSTPSSELDHASQCDGAGPGRDLAPGAENPLLASLLPNMAQSVQLMPSVPQAVLDGSAAMIPPGDQEAPQSVPFYPVASQPVGPGPGFVPPGFSNPYGTEPSPMYSGSALPPGGPPQEIDPRSEEQPNLETGMQRIAPESASQNSFPDQREEDFYGRMASMGYGRRSRTTSESSAHSVGRERANSAAKQPSPPPPVPAGKETKQEKKEPAPRKTGANWFRWLMGKGKTEAHLPDDKNKSIVWDEQKQRWVNLDEPEEESKPPPPPPTAFPKVPQAAPPGPGGPPGAPVNVFSRRAAGSRARYVDVLNPGGTKSSGAAPAPSDLFAPLAPMPIPANVFVPNSVPGEPQAMEGSGVAEHTPAANQTNTDPAAAVEPEYLNPAVLPPGSGLPVSNPDGSQSGELSRSSSMSSLSREVSQHFNQPATVPPSGGPSAGVVPFYNPSQFAQSPAATGSSRLGRIGQRKYPTLK; this is encoded by the exons ATGCAGCAGCCTCCTCAGACTgttccagcaggagctgcagctccaccTCCTGCAGGCATTGCTCGGAACATCTActggaggagcagctccctCAGCAAACGAGCCGGTGCAACAGCTGCCCCCGTGCAGCCTGTGACAGACCCTTTTGCCTTTGGCAGGCAGCCTCCCCAGGCTTCTCCTTTAGATAATCCATCCAAGGGCAATCCATTGGTTATGCAAAGCTCTCCCCCGGGGGCGTTCCCGCAGGCAGCTGCCCTGCACACTTCACTGTCACCACGGGCAGGGGACAATCCTCATGGACCGCACACAccttcctcagctcctggctctcagCCAGGAGGAAATGCCAGTACGTTTTCTAATGTTCCAACTCCTTCACCATCCCCAGGATACGTTCTGAACAGCACTGCAGAAGTGCATCCAAATGCAGAGCTGGGACTCCACGGGCCTGTAGGACCTTTGCATTGTAACACAGGAGCAGCAGTTGAAAATTCCTTCAGTGTGCATCCTGGAATGGTGTCTGCATCAAACAAGCCTGGAGGCAGGCAAGATGTTGATAGAGATCCAAGTGATGTTCCTTCAGGACCCAGTGCAGCAGCACtcttccctccacccccccagcagcctgtgTCTCAGTGGAGGCCTGTTCAAGGTAACCTGCAACCTCCAGTTCAAAATTTTGTGCCCTACCCTGAGCCATCTTCTCAGACTGATGTTCATAATGTTTCACAGTCTTCTGTTAGCACGTCTCATCCTCCTCCACAGACAAATTTACAGCAGGGTCCTCTACACCAAGGTATTCCACAAAATATCATGCAAGCACCTTCATCAGTTGGCTGtgaaaagaatgggaaaaataGCTCTGCAAATAGCAGTCACCACACAAACAGCATCCAGCCTGCAAATGTGTTCAGGCAGAACACAGAAGTGACTTGGTTAAATCAACCATACCCAGAACACTTTTACCCACAGCCACCTCTCCAAGACTCCAGTTTGGTTGTTCCCACAGCTCAGGAAAATAACCCCCAAAACCAGACTCCTAACATGTCTGAAACATCAAATAGAGCAGTTCCCACGGATCGAGATCCAGGAACTCTCTCCATGTTTTTCAAAGGGGATGaggcagaaaatgaagaaatccTTTCGTGTGAAAAAAGCTACGTGGCTGAGAAAGCAGAGTTTGAGGCTTGTCAGCCAAATTCAGCATCTTTGTATCAGCTGCCAGGGCATCCTCAGTGGGCTGCAGCTAATGTTCAGTCTCAGGCACAGGCTGGTCCAGGCCCAGCCAGTGAGATGGTACAAAAAGGAATGGATGTCCAGTACTTCCCTAAAATTGTAAGCCAGCAGGAGCCACAGGCTGGTAAGCACTCTCTGTTTGTTAGTGATGACAAGGCACACATACAAGGTGTGTCTGGGAATAGTGGGACACAGTATGAAAATGTTGAGAACCTGGAGTGCATTCAGAATCAAGAAGTGCTGCCAAGTGAGCCACAGAACATGAGTGCTTCATCCCTTGCTGCTGGTCCTGATCTCTACAGGTACGGAGCCTTTCCAGGTCAGATGCTTCCAAAGAATTCTGTTGTGAGCCATGCTGAAGGAGGACCAAATTTGGAGGCACCTGATTCCTTACCTCACCCTGTCCGACCAGACAGTGTGTCTTCAAACTATAGCAGCATCAGCCACAGGAGTGCTTCTGGCTCAGTGAGAGCTCAGGAGCAAGTGGGTACATTTATTCAGCAAGAAAGTGGGAAGCCTGATGAGGAGACCTCTGCCAGCTTCTTCAAACAGATTGACTCCTCTCCTCTGGGAGGTGATTCAAGTGAGCTAAACCTGGGCAAGAACTACCATGGTAATCTATCCCAGCCTCCAACTCCAAGTCCTCCTAAACCTACAGGAGTATTTCAGACAAGTGCAAATAGTTCTTTTGAACCTGTGAGGTCCCATGGAGTTGGGATAAAACCTGCAGAGATTGACCAAGCAAAGATGGTGGTTGAGTTAAGAGAGAACCACTCAAACCAAAAGCATATCAAGAAGAAtccagctgtgccagctgcaTCCCCAGGAAACCTTGAACAGCCACCAGATAATCTGGAAACTATTTTTATGCCTCAGGTACACCCACTGCCTCTTGCAGTCACTGGTGAAGCTGGAAATACATTGCACTCTGGGCCTGTTATGGAAAACATACACTCAGTATCTGAGAGAAGGTCCTCAACAAGAGCTCAGGGAGTAGTTAAGAAGTGTGATAGCCCAGCAACAACTTTGTGGGCTCAGAATGAGTTGCCTAATTTTGGGGGAAATGTTCTTCtagctcctgctgctcctgcagtgtATGTACCTGCCAAACAAACTGTAGAAGTCATTCAGCCACCAGAAGAAGGCCTGTCTAATCAGCAGCTGAGTAAACCAGGGACTATGGCTGTGCCACTTGCCCAAGATGGGAACATAGCTTCTGAAAATCTTGAGAATCCTCCCAaaatgggagaagaggaggcacTTCAGTCTCAG GTGACAAAAGATGTGCAGCATCAGGCTGGGTCAGACAGAGCTTTGCAGGGAACATTGCAAGCAGCTCAGGTGGAGCAGCCGACATCTTCTGGGCAGCCCTCAGTTCCTCAGAACTACCAGGTTGCTGCAGGGACTAAAGCCATGCAGGCATCCCAGGGCCAGGGGCTGAGTAACCATCCCCAGGAGGCAGGTTCAGCACAGCTGACAGCAAGGGGTGAGCAGACCAGTCCTGAGAAGCAGCCAGTGCCTGGACAGCCAGCGGGTGCTCCAACTTCCACAGCTCCAACTtccacagcccctcctgccagcaccactCAGTCAGCTGTGCCAGGTGTGCAGCAAGACCTGCAGCATCCACCCCTGCCTCAGACTCCTCAGGATGCCTTTGGTCCACCCCAGAACCCTTACTACTACTACAGACATCCATATGATGCTTACCAGCCTCCATACCCACCACCTTATCCTCCTGGAGATCCCAGAACAGCTCATCTCTATTACATg GAGGACACCTATGGGCAGTACGACCCTCGGTACCGGCACTACGACACCGGCACCGCCTACATGGACCCTGGCAGCTACCGCTACCCCGAGCCTGAGCGCCCCAGTTCCAGAGCCAGCCACTGCTCTGACAGGCCTGCCTCTAG GCAAGGATATCCTGAAGATTATTGCACAAAAAGTGGATGGAGTGATTATTATCCAGGCTATTACCCAAACTCGTATGATTATGGAG atCCAAGCCGCTGGGAACGTTACTCATCTGCATACAACTCCAGGTACAGAGATCCTAGAAGTTATGATCAGAGGTACTGGTATGATTCTGAACACAACCCTTACCAGAAGAGAGAAGCATATCCCTATGGCAACAG ACGAGACCTCTATGAAGATAACTGGAGGTATGATCCTCGTTTTACTGGAAGCTTTGATGATGAATCTGAGCCCCACAGAGATCCCTACGGTGATGAATTCGACCGCCGCAGCGTCCACAGCGAGCACTCCGGTCACAGCCTGCGGAGCTCTCGCAGTGTTCACAGCCAccacagcagcttcagctcTCGTTCTCAACAA AGTCAGCTGTACAGGAGTAACCATGACCTAACGGCTAACACGTATGAAACTACTGCCCAGGCAGTGTCACTCCACCCTGATTACTCCTACGGCGGATACGATCCCAACTTTGATGGACAACAGACTTTTACAGAATATGGCTACCCGACTGAGGCTGGATGGGCAGCTGTAGAACAAG CACCTTTAAGGCCCTCAACGCCTGAGAAATTTTCAGTGCCTCATATCTGTGCTAGGTTTGGTCCTGGGGGCTTCTTAATAAAAGTGCTGCCAAACCTGCCTTCAGAAGGACAGCCAGCTCTGGTTGAAATACACAGTATGGAG ACTATGCTACAACATTCTCCAGAGCAAGAAGAGATGAGAGCATTTCCTGGTCCTCTTGCAAA ggatgaCACCCATAAAGTGGATGTTATTAATTTTGCACAGAATAAAGCTGCACAGTGCTTTaagaatgaaaatttaattGATAAAGAATCTGCGAGTCTGCTTTGGGACTTTATTGTGCTGTTGTGCAGGCAGAATGGG ACAGTTGTGGGAACAGACCTGGCTGAACTTTTGCTCCGAGATCATAAAACCGTGTGGCTTCCTGGCAAGTCCCCTAATGAGGCAAATTTGATTGATTTCACTAATGAGGCTTTGGAACAAGCAGAAGAGGAATCTGGTGAAGCCCAGCTCTCATTTCTCACTGACAGTCTTATAACTGCAATTGACAGtctggagaaggaaacagagagattcagagagctgctgctttatGGCCGCAAGAAG GATGCTTTGGAGTCTGCCATGAAGCATGGTTTGTGGGGTCATGCTCTGCTACTTGCCAGCAAAATGGACAGCAGAACACATGCAAGAGTTATGACCAG GTTTGCCAACAGTCTCCCAATTAATGACCCTCTGCAGACTGTGTACCAGCTGATGTCTGGAAGGATGCCAGCTGCATCCACG TGCTGTGGAGATGAGAAATGGGGAGACTGGAGGCCTCATCTAGCAATGGTGTTATCCAACTTGACCAATAATGTGGACTTGGAATCCAGGACCATTGCTACCATGGGAGACACTCTTG CTTCTAAAGGCCTGCTGGATGCTGCTCATTTTTGTTACCTTATGGCCCAAGTTGGTTTTGGAGTTTACACAAGGAAGACAACAAAGCTTGTCTTAATTGGATCAAATCACAG CTTACCATTTTTTAAGTTTGCCACCAATGAAGCTATTCAAAGAACAGAAGCCTATGAATATGCACAATCATTAGGAACTCAGCCTGGCTGCTTACCCAATTTCCAG GTTTTCAAATTCATCTATGCCTGCCGACTGGCTGAGATGGGGCTTGCTGCTCAGGCTTTCCATTACTGTGAAGTCATTTCCAGAACTGTCCTTAAAGACCCACGTTACTATTCCCCTGTCCTTATTGGCCAGCTAATCCAG ATGTCATCACAGCTACGCCTGTTTGACCCCCAGATAAAAGAAAAGCCAGAACAGGAATCTTTTATTGAGCCTTCCTGGTTAGTGAGGCTTCGACACCTGGATGGACAGATCAAG GAGGGTGCAATAGCTTATAACACAGACAGATCCACCCCACCACCATATGGCTGTAGCACACCAAGCTCAGAATTAGACCACGCCAGTCAGTGTGATGGAGCAGGACCTGGCCGTGACCTGGCTCCAGGTGCTGAAAATCCTTTGTTAGCATCCTTGTTACCCAATATGGCTCAAAGTGTGCAACTGATGCCTTCAG TACCTCAGGCTGTCCTTGATGGCTCAGCTGCTATGATTCCTCCTGGTGACCAGGAAGCTCCCCAAAGTGTCCCATTTTATCCAGTGGCTTCTCAGCCTGTTGGTCCAGGACCTGGCTTTGTACCTCCAGGATTTTCAAATCCATATGGAACTGAACCATCACCAATGTATTCAGGGTCAGCACTACCACCAGGAGGACCACCACAAGAAATTGACCCACGATCAGAAGAGCAGCCAAACCTGGAAACAG gaatgCAGAGAATTGCCCCAGAGTCTGCTTCACAAAACTCTTTTCCTGATCAGAGAGAGGAGGATTTCTATGGCAGAATGGCAAGCATG GGCTATGGGCGAAGATCACGAACGACTTCAGAGTCCTCTGCTCACTCTGTGGGACGAGAAAGAGCCAActctgcagcaaagcagccctctcctcctccccctgttcctgcagggaaagagactaaacaagaaaaaaaggaaccagCACCTAGAAAG actGGTGCAAACTGGTTTCGCTGGCTGATGGGCAAAGGGAAGACTGAAGCTCACCTTCCAGATGACAAGAACAAATCA ATTGTTTGGGATGAACAGAAGCAACGCTGGGTGAATCTGGATGAACCAGAAGAGGAG AGTAAgcctccaccaccacctccaaCAGCATTTCCTAAAGTTCCTCAAGCTGCTCCCCCAGGACCTGGAGGTCCCCCTGGTGCCCCTGTCAATGTGTTCTCCAGAAGAGCAG cTGGAAGCAGAGCCCGTTATGTTGATGTCCTGAATCCAGGTGGAACCAAGTCAAGTGGTGCTGCTCCTGCACCATCAGACCTATTTGCCCCCCTGGCACCAATGCCAATTCCTGCAAATGTCTTTGTTCCAAACTCAG TGCCAGGGGAACCCCAGGCAATGGAAGGGAGTGGTGTAGCAGAGCACACACCAGCTGCAAATCAGACCAACACAGatcctgctgcagctgttgAACCAGAG taTTTAAACCCTGCAGTCCTTCCTCCTGGCTCTGGACTTCCCGTTTCTAACCCTGATGGCTCCCAGTCAGGAGAG CTTTCGCGCTCTAGTTCAATGAGTTCATTATCACGTGAAGTAAGCCAGCATTTTAATCAG